The following nucleotide sequence is from Halobacillus mangrovi.
CTCGTTCACTTTTCCGTACCGCATGGCCTAGAGCAATACAGCGGGGCGGCCTGGGGAACGCGTGATGTATGTCAGGGACCAACCGAGTTCTTTATGGCTACTCAGAACTTTGATTCTGTGAAAGAGATCATCAAAACCGTCTACACCCATCAGTTTGAAGAGGATGGCAGCTGGCCGCAATGGTTTATGTTCGATCAATACGCGCATATCCAGGCGGGAGAAAGTCATGGGGATGTCATCGTCTGGCCTTTGAAAGCCTTAGGTGATTATTTAGAAGCGACAAAAGATTATGAGCTTCTAAAGGAGAAGGTGCCTTTCTCGAAACGAGATGATGGATTCGCGCTGACGGAGGAGACGGCGACGATTTTTGACCATGCGAGAAAACAGATTGACTATATCAAAGATCATTTCTTACATGATACACATTTATCCTCTTACGGAGATGGTGATTGGGACGATACCCTTCAGCCAGCTAACGCTCAATTGAAGCAGTATATGGTCAGCAGCTGGACAGTCGCCTTAACTTATCAGGTGATTGAAAAGTTATCAGCGGTTCTTGAGGATGTTGAACACGAAGCTTCAGCTGAACTGGCTCTGCTTGCCGCTGGGATTGAACGTGACTTTAAGACATTTATGCTAGAGACCGATATTTTGCCTGGATTTGTTTATTTAGAAGATAAAGAGCAAGCGGAACTGATGCTTCACCCACAAGATACGAAAACGGGCATAGACTACAGATTGCTGCCGATGCAGCGAAGCATTATAAGTGAATTACTTACGGCCGAACAGGCAGAAAAGCATTATCAAATCATTAAGGAAAACCTTTATTGCCCGGATGGGGTACGATTGATGAATCGTCCGGCGAATTACGTAGGCGGCGTCAGCACCCATTTCCAACGCGCAGAGCAAGCAGCGAATTTTGGCCGGGAAATAGGACTGCAGTATGTTCATGCTCACATCCGTTTCGTTGAAGCTATGGCGAAGCTAGGAAAAGAGGATGAGGTATGGCAAGGATTGCAAAAAATCAATCCGATTGGAATTCAGAGGGTCGTGCCGAATGCGGAAACGAGACAGAGCAATGCGTATTTCAGCAGCTCGGACGGGAAATTCAACACGCGTTATGAAGCTGCTGAACATTTCGATCAGCTGCGCGATGGTTCCGTCGCCGTGAAAGGCGGATGGCGCATTTATTCAAGCGGTCCAGGAATCTATATGAATCAATTGATTTCCAATTGCCTGGGCATCCGACAGGAAGGAGATGACATGGTCATTGATCCGGTTCTTCCTGAAAGCTTTGACGGATTAACCTTCGATTTTCAAATCAATAACAAACCGGTTACGTTCGTTTACCATCTCGGAAATAAAGAGGAGCGTGTAACGATCAATACTCAACCGGTAGAAGCAACGTTTCTGAAGAACACTTACCGGGAAGGGGGGCTTCGCATCAACCGTAAAGATGCGGAGGGTCTCTTTAACGAAGAAAACAATGTGATTGACATTTATCTTTAAGGAATAGTGAGAAGGCTAAGCCTCTTGTTTCATCAAGAGCAGGAGGCTCCTTTTTTCAAACGTATGAACGTACATAATTGCTATAAAGAATCAGAGAGGAGACGGTAAAGTGATTGAGATTAAAAATAAACAAATCCTGATTGACGGAGAACCTCAGCTCATTATGTGTGGGGAAATCCATTACTATCGACTGGATCGATCAGAATGGCAGGATCGCATCGATAAGTTAAAAGCGTCGGGGTGCAATGCGGTTGCTTCGTATGTACCCTGGCTTTGTCATGAAGAAGTGGAAGGAGAAATGGATTTAGAGGGCAGAACACGTCCAGAACTAGATTTAGTCGGGTTCATTGATTTGTGTGCAGAGAATAACCTTTATTTTTTTCTTCGTCCAGGACCATTTATTATGGCGGAAATGAAAAATGAAGGTATTCCTCACTGGGTCATCGAAAAGCACCCGGAGATCGTCCCCGTCACATGGGATGGGAAGAAAACTTTAGCGAAAACGCTGGATTATATGGCACCGAATTTTTTGAAGGAAACGAAGAAATGGTACGAGGCTGTGATGGCGATTACCGCCCCAAGACTGCAAACCAATGGCGGGAATATTATCGGGGTGCAGCTGGATAACGAAGTAGGCATGCTTTCATGGGTTAGCAATTGTCCAGATTTGACCGAAAATGTCCTTACTCATTTTGTCACCTGGGTGAAGGAACGTTACGACGAGAAAACGTTGAAGGAGCGTTATCCTTTTGACCTTGACCAGTCTGCTGCCTGCCACAGATCGATCCGCTCTCCGAAAGAATCGTATGTCAGTGAGCTCCATTTTGACCTCGGTTACTTTATGCGGCACCGGTTTGCAGAGTATATCGCAACTTTAAGAGCTTATGCTGAAGAATTCGACGTTAAGGATATCCCTTTTATAGTTAATATCCACGGTACTGGCGGAGGGAGAGGATTCACATTTCCGATCGGCATCAGTCAGCTATATGAATCTTATACCCAGGCACCAGGCTACCTTTCAGGATCGGATATATATTTTGGCGATTTGACGATGGAAAGCTTTCAAGATCTTTATTTGATCAATGGGTTCATGGATGCCGTCCACAACCCGGACCAGCCGTTGACATCTGTAGAGTTTAATTGCGGTGATGGAAATTTTGGAGATAATTTCAGCGGGAGACTCGATCCCTCAGCGGCTGATTTCAAGACACGGATGTGTGTGGCTCAAGGAAATCGTTTGATCAATTACTACTTAATGACCGGTGGCCGAAACTATCGGATGAGCCATAAGCGTGGGGATGGAAATGATCGGATTGCGTCGACAGGGGAACGGCATGGATTTGCAGCCCCGATTGGCCCGGAAGGGGAGCTGAACTACACGTTTCCTCGAATGGCTCACTCCATCCAAACGATGATGGCCGTTTCCGATAAGCTCGCCGTCATGGAGGAAGAAAAAGATGGGATCGCTTTTGGCTTTATCCCTGATTATTATATGACCGAATCCCGTTATCCCGAGAGCGAAAAAATGAGAGAAATCTATCAGAATATCGAGAGTAACCGTTCAACGGCTGCGTGGGAGAACATGGGTCGGGCGATGCTTTTGGCAGGCTATCGCTTTGGTTCAGTCGATATACAAAACAAAACCATTAACGTGGCTGAAACCCCTGTGCTGGCGCTTCCATCCGCACGCCATATGGACCGATCCATTCAAGAAAAACTCGTCACCTATATGAATGATGGTGGCGGATTGCTCCTTTATGGAGAAGTTCCTACCCATGATATGGAAGGTCATCCGTGTACGGTTTTGTCAGAGGCGATGGGCGTTCGGCCGTCAGGAATTAGACTCGCAGGTCCGACTTATGATTTATCTGTTTTTGCAGAAAGATGGGCGGAAGGCCGGGCTGAAATCCGCGTTCATAAGGCGCAGGTATTTGAGCTCGAATCAGAAGTGGAGCCTTTAATCAGGGTTTATGGAACAGATGAAGTGTGCGGATTTGAAACAAATGTAGGAAAAGGGAGAGCCGTGGTGGTGGCTACGCCATATAAGTGCGATATCAGCTTGTTCCAGCAGGCGATTGAACGACTGGGGGCGAAGGTCATTTTAACAAACGACAGCAAGTATCATGGCGTCTTCATGACTACAACCGCCAATGACCAAGGGGAGAGGTTCCTTCATCTTCTCAATCTAGATGGGTTTGATAAAGAGCTATCAATTTATGAAAGTGGCGAAAAACTGATGGATGGACGCAAGCTGGAACTGCAAGCAAAAGAAGGCGTCATGCTTCCGCTGAATGTAAGATTCAATGATATTGAAATTGTCT
It contains:
- a CDS encoding beta-galactosidase, with translation MIEIKNKQILIDGEPQLIMCGEIHYYRLDRSEWQDRIDKLKASGCNAVASYVPWLCHEEVEGEMDLEGRTRPELDLVGFIDLCAENNLYFFLRPGPFIMAEMKNEGIPHWVIEKHPEIVPVTWDGKKTLAKTLDYMAPNFLKETKKWYEAVMAITAPRLQTNGGNIIGVQLDNEVGMLSWVSNCPDLTENVLTHFVTWVKERYDEKTLKERYPFDLDQSAACHRSIRSPKESYVSELHFDLGYFMRHRFAEYIATLRAYAEEFDVKDIPFIVNIHGTGGGRGFTFPIGISQLYESYTQAPGYLSGSDIYFGDLTMESFQDLYLINGFMDAVHNPDQPLTSVEFNCGDGNFGDNFSGRLDPSAADFKTRMCVAQGNRLINYYLMTGGRNYRMSHKRGDGNDRIASTGERHGFAAPIGPEGELNYTFPRMAHSIQTMMAVSDKLAVMEEEKDGIAFGFIPDYYMTESRYPESEKMREIYQNIESNRSTAAWENMGRAMLLAGYRFGSVDIQNKTINVAETPVLALPSARHMDRSIQEKLVTYMNDGGGLLLYGEVPTHDMEGHPCTVLSEAMGVRPSGIRLAGPTYDLSVFAERWAEGRAEIRVHKAQVFELESEVEPLIRVYGTDEVCGFETNVGKGRAVVVATPYKCDISLFQQAIERLGAKVILTNDSKYHGVFMTTTANDQGERFLHLLNLDGFDKELSIYESGEKLMDGRKLELQAKEGVMLPLNVRFNDIEIVYGTAEIASVEADAIAFRLTQSEDCIVFKTNREIVPGENYDVQKEGDLFYLHSRNHAKVDDQLTVRFQPVR